A section of the Zygosaccharomyces rouxii strain CBS732 chromosome B complete sequence genome encodes:
- the DCK1 gene encoding guanine nucleotide exchange factor DCK1 (similar to uniprot|Q06409 Saccharomyces cerevisiae YLR422W Hypothetical ORF), which produces MVGSNEFKWVPTQGLQRAIVIKSFLPLKKHPELVTVSDHILNLYAGDELYVFETTKDGKWLRAYLCWVPLPESYISLMDGIPQVGSKLVVVPRRFVRFSTNLLIPPTPFLKLPQAKDFEADVDSDCSAPSLYESGSSKKYTDRDEPHDKPSRPPFPFFRHQESSLVDEFSAAQGLLSSHIYRMYSLGEFEVFRNMISLYHQLDSLTLRLRFSLLTQTERTKVIRSASALLTNISKLISSRGKSNQSNGGNDQNAFTFNPQKSDSAGYESVFGRDVDTGQLLSYDTSSVQELMVTTMLQGLCKNFPVASRDIYNLDVPPNPLFNSSQSHIMVDVNDVTSDASIGNPMFDNLTASMYLSTKKEVLTEPFTVNIDSEHILSLNNISAALFKNIPDSKIQRSNIYLVVVLTERIAINTLEPDSDAKVPQTPPFIPFSAQTSGASLGVVTRGVAAGAVDISRVFAKYNNSFTPTGNSYKFKVYLFGSYHKRPTDDEMQSSTSEGNNNSSNSETGWGVLTDKILSNSLEGVAVNRRATSLSVSVKEISGKNAAQRSIGTSNAAIKSVPTHFYDIISQARERIYLQLGKVSFPSIPASATNVKNITIQISSNNRGVFFSRTANEALFYRWQFVSVEPDESIGDSVRIHGLENMRDDEIIKVSAYLNGVLMAKTHLPIKKHNRIVEYKKFSNIQLLNPEKEPLLNLEVYSEYFGYKYNMDPRLQKFLNVQSYYKSDNVAFQQDCQNAFAGLKTVSLDQLQKYFAKVLQNFADLFYLFEISRRKQFPEELCSKTFASFVDFIDKILTHNDSFRYSFNKFYKKLLRTSSVSPNVGCVILENMAKVFSKGHDTWDAVGSAVARNSVYLLMLSVVFSRGMDAKWKESFEGFFSQICEYMTDTSDKTINDQTSLLEQYDLWLDFLMLYYPPEEIVQFTLALMQSCRNKEDNLEFGSKKLTAKQEKYANAKFSLLRRILVHLSLHDYLFVTGVTQRLRLIFLTKCIDWTLQPYAVEIIQMNPARLAHGVLLTIVENARDRMLQRNILRLLPTLCKVFLSARKYCLDNNMFKPKITFTELFPITLPVTIQSMDSLIKKEVVVEPLLEIITIVCEILKTAEKLYGPNPSFSEVLEECKGKELQSKYFSQNISALDVFTLYHVVGIALKGGFFPSKRWLGISAMIMRSLMTLLAMYKDCMVRENIGGPVDKNDLKVWSAYLKSVCMVANHKTTFLIKMAILPRKAVYLITGDCNKRAAELLNFGWNSIADSEYNQVCAKRFGFGRIGINQLALLQDNASLISEMILFGAHDHYRAVVVSTRILWHAMINVWMEYGALKPILDATLPELYNYYNSGRLRLTDEELNKLKLSLLYTIHVSPQDKSYNSLLIASDEVFTFLQLIADVDKIPDDEEFDDDRTAVHMEMFGYLMDANSPDLYHKMIYHLFIQSTKKKDYVQAALSLELLANTFDWNPNDWLPAVSHPPMREQSSFERKEYLYKEAANNFTKGLKLEKALSLYKDLTNAYDQINYDLSGLAFVHNEISSLYTSMQTVDRLVPSFFKVTFAGLGFPISLRNKMFIFEGMPFEHITSMCNRLLKMHHGSSIIQKFEELEELTMKPKMGKFMHVSSVEPQFEMSNEFQSNKDKKSKFNYKTWLYIENRNMKTFSSSRKLPGGTSVTDLWVDEYTYETVSTFPTLMNRSEVRNVRKTKLSPLENALRSLRIKVQELSGLSDMCYRVVRGQDDQGVWFNELSRNLSGTIDAPVNGGMTQYREFLEEPHASQSTTADLNSLTKAFSDLALVLAHCLNVHRDMLPSEQLRDSHNMLVQLFKKNFSPEIKSNSINCETASVISTQSPSASSYRSKSNPFVDSVNESRMDYNDEASDAGSDIQIKSIASSRLTWTSNSSPSANGFRKKSPQKW; this is translated from the coding sequence ATGGTTGGTTCGAACGAATTTAAGTGGGTGCCCACACAGGGTCTACAAAGAGCAATAGTTATTAAATCCTTCttgcctttgaaaaaacatCCTGAACTGGTTACTGTCAGTGATCACATCTTGAACCTGTATGCGGGTGATGAACTGTACGTTTTTGAGACTACAAAGGATGGTAAGTGGTTAAGGGCTTACTTATGCTGGGTTCCTTTGCCGGAATCCTACATTTCACTAATGGATGGTATTCCACAGGTGGGGAGTAAATTGGTTGTAGTGCCTCGCAGGTTCGTTAGGTTTAGTACTAATTTACTGATCCCACCAACTCcttttttaaaattacCACAAGCAAAGGATTTTGAAGCTGATGTGGATTCGGATTGTTCAGCACCTTCACTATATGAAAGTGGATCTTCAAAGAAGTATACTGATAGGGATGAACCACATGACAAACCGTCCAGACCACCATTTCCGTTCTTCAGACATCAAGAGAGCAGTcttgttgatgaattcaGCGCGGCACAAGGGTTATTATCATCTCATATCTACAGAATGTATTCCTTGGGTGAATTCGAAGTTTTCCGTAATATGATTAGTCTTTATCATCAGTTGGATTCATTAACACTAAGGTTGAGGTTTAGTCTACTTACGCAGACTGAACGCACGAAAGTTATTAGATCAGCAAGCGCGCTTTTAACCAATATTAGTAAATTGATATCAAGTAGGGGTAAATCAAATCAATCTAATGGTGGAAACGATCAAAATGCCTTTACATTTAATCCTCAAAAATCAGATTCTGCTGGCTATGAAAGTGTTTTTGGTCGTGATGTGGATACTGGTCAGCTTTTATCGTATGATACAAGTAGTGTACAGGAATTAATGGTTACTACGATGTTACAAGGATTATGTAAGAATTTCCCAGTGGCTAGCAGAGATATCTACAATCTAGATGTCCCACCCAATCCGcttttcaattcaagtCAATCTCATATTATGGTCGATGTTAATGATGTTACCAGTGATGCAAGTATTGGGAACCCAATGTTTGACAACTTAACAGCATCAATGTATCTAAGCacaaagaaagaagtgTTAACTGAACCTTTTACTGTTAATATCGATTCAGAACATATATTGAGTTTAAACAATATTTCCGCCgctcttttcaaaaatattccagattcaaagattcaaagGAGTAACATTTATTTGGTTGTAGTTCTTACAGAAAGAATAGCAATTAATACTTTGGAACCAGATTCCGATGCAAAGGTCCCTCAAACCCCACCTTTCATTCCATTTAGTGCACAGACAAGTGGTGCAAGTCTGGGAGTTGTAACTAGAGGAGTGGCTGCAGGTGCGGTAGATATATCTAGAGTTTTCGCCAAATATAACAACTCTTTTACACCAACAGGCAACTCCTACAAATTTAAGGTTTATTTGTTCGGATCTTACCACAAGAGACCAACAGACGATGAAATGCAATCATCTACATCAGAGggtaataacaatagtagTAACAGTGAAACCGGTTGGGGTGTTCTTACAGATAAAATTTTATCGAATTCATTGGAGGGTGTTGCTGTTAATCGGAGAGCCACCTCGTTATCTGTTTCTGTGAAGGAGAttagtggtaaaaatgCAGCTCAAAGATCTATAGGAACATCCAACGCTGCCATTAAATCGGTTCCTACTCATTTTTACGATATTATCTCACAGGCAAGGGAAAGGATTTATTTGCAATTAGGTAAAGTATCATTCCCTTCCATTCCAGCAAGTGCAACGAATGTTAAAAACATTACtattcaaatttcttccaataaTAGAGGTGTTTTCTTTAGTAGAACTGCTAACGAAGCACTTTTTTACAGATGGCAATTCGTTTCAGTGGAACCAGATGAATCCATTGGTGATTCTGTTAGAATACATGGATTGGAAAACATGagagatgatgaaattattaAGGTTTCTGCATATCTAAACGGTGTACTCATGGCTAAAACTCATCTACCCATTAAGAAGCACAATCGTATTGTGGAGTACAAGAAATTCTCTAATATTCAATTACTGAATCCAGAAAAGGAACCATTACTGAATTTAGAGGTTTACTCAGAGTACTTCGGTTACAAATATAACATGGACCCTAGGttacaaaaattcttgaacgTTCAATCGTACTACAAATCTGATAATGTTGCATTCCAACAAGATTGTCAAAATGCCTTTGCTGGTTTGAAAACAGTCAGTTTAGATCAACTTCAAAAGTATTTTGCCaaagttttacaaaattttgcTGATTTATTCTacctttttgaaatttctagAAGGAAGCAATTTCCTGAAGAACTTTGTTCCAAAACATTTGCTAGCTTCGTTGATTTTATCGATAAGATTCTTACTCATAATGATAGCTTCAGGTACAGCTTTAACaagttttacaaaaaaTTATTAAGAACATCAAGCGTCTCTCCAAATGTTGGATGTGTCATCTTAGAGAACATGGCAAAAGTATTTTCTAAAGGTCATGACACTTGGGATGCCGTTGGGAGTGCCGTTGCACGTAACTCTGTGTATTTACTGATGTTATCAGTGGTGTTCTCAAGAGGAATGGATGCCAAATGGAAGGAATCCTTTGAAGGGTTCTTTTCACAAATCTGTGAATATATGACAGATACTTCAGATAAAACAATTAACGATCAGACTTCACTTTTAGAACAATATGATCTTTGGTTAGATTTCCTAATGTTGTACTATCCCCCTGAAGAAATAGTGCAATTTACTTTAGCATTAATGCAAAGTTGTAGAAATAAAGAAgataatttggaatttgGGTCCAAGAAATTAACTGCAAAACAAGAGAAATATGcaaatgcaaaattttcaCTGCTTCGTCGTATTTTAGTTCACCTTTCACTACATGATTATCTTTTTGTAACCGGTGTTACTCAAAGATTAAGGTTGATCTTCCTCACCAAATGTATTGATTGGACTTTACAACCATATGCTGTGGAAATCATCCAAATGAATCCAGCAAGATTGGCACATGGTGTTCTCCTAACAATTGTGGAAAATGCTCGTGATAGAATGCTCCAAAGGAACATTTTAAGATTATTACCTACCTTGTGCAAAGTATTCTTGAGTGCTAGAAAATATTGTCTAGATAACAATATGTTCAAACCAAAGATCACTTTCACAGAATTGTTCCCCATAACATTACCGGTTACCATACAGTCAATGGATTCTTTGATTAAGAAGGAAGTCGTTGTAGAACCACTTCTTGAAATCATAACAATAGTTTGTGAGATTCTTAAGACGGCGGAAAAGTTATATGGACCTAACCCATCCTTTAGTGAGGTACTCGAAGAGTGTAAGGGTAAGGAGCTTCAATCGAAATATTTCTCACAAAATATATCTGCATTGGATGTTTTCACCTTGTACCATGTTGTGGGAATTGCATTGAAGGGTGGGTTTTTCCCATCTAAGAGGTGGCTAGGTATATCTGCTATGATTATGAGAAGTTTGATGACTTTGTTAGCCATGTACAAAGATTGTATGGTAAGGGAAAATATTGGAGGTCCTGTTGATAAAAACGATTTGAAAGTGTGGTCCGCATATTTGAAGTCAGTCTGCATGGTCGCCAACCACAAAACTACATTTTTAATAAAAATGGCAATTTTACCTAGAAAGGCGGTATATTTAATCACTGGTGATTGCAATAAACGTGCTGCTGAACTACTAAATTTTGGATGGAACTCCATCGCGGATTCAGAGTATAATCAAGTATGCGCTAAACGTTTTGGGTTTGGTAGGATTGGTATCAACCAATTAGCACTTCTTCAAGATAATGCATCATTGATTAGTGAAATGATATTATTTGGGGCTCATGACCACTATCGTGCTGTCGTGGTTAGTACTAGAATTTTATGGCATGCTATGATCAACGTTTGGATGGAATATGGTGCGTTGAAGCCAATTTTAGATGCCACTCTTCCTGAATTGTACAATTACTACAATTCCGGTAGATTACGACTAACTGATGAAGAGTTAAACAAGTTGAAATTGAGTTTGTTGTACACTATTCATGTGAGCCCTCAGGATAAAAGCTACAACTCCCTTCTAATTGCTAGTGACGAAGTATTCACCTTTTTGCAACTTATTGCAGATGTGGATAAGATTCCTGACGACGAAGAATTTGACGATGATCGGACCGCCGTTCACATGGAAATGTTTGGATATCTGATGGATGCAAATAGCCCAGACCTTTACCACAAGATGATTTACCATCTTTTCATTCAGtctacaaagaaaaaagactATGTGCAAGCTGCATTAAGTTTAGAGTTGTTGGCCAATACATTTGATTGGAATCCAAATGATTGGTTACCTGCCGTTTCTCATCCACCTATGAGAGAACAATCATCATTTGAAAGGAAAGAATACTTGTACAAAGAGGCTGCtaataattttaccaaaggtttgaaattagagaaGGCCTTATCTCTCTACAAAGATTTGACCAATGCTTATGATCAAATCAATTACGATTTAAGTGGGTTGGCATTTGTTCACAATGAGATTTCGAGCCTTTACACTAGCATGCAAACCGTAGATAGGTTGGTACcttcctttttcaaagttaCCTTTGCTGGATTGGGATTCCCTATATCATTGAGAAATAAGATGTTCATCTTCGAAGGTATGCCCTTTGAGCATATCACAAGCATGTGCAATAGACTTTTAAAAATGCACCATGGTTCTTCTATCATACAAAAATTCGAAGAATTAGAGGAATTAACCATGAAACCCAAAATGGGTAAGTTCATGCACGTATCCAGTGTGGAACctcaatttgaaatgtCAAACGAATTCCAAAGCAATAAAGATAAGAAAAGCAAATTTAATTACAAAACATGGCTATACATTGAAAACAGGAACATGAAGACATTTTCCAGTTCGAGAAAGCTACCAGGTGGTACTAGTGTCACTGATCTTTGGGTTGACGAATACACTTATGAGACTGTATCAACTTTCCCCACATTAATGAATCGTTCTGAAGTTCGTAATGTGAGAAAGACTAAGTTATCACCATTGGAAAACGCCCTCAGATCCCTACGTATTAAAGTACAGGAACTTAGTGGGTTGTCCGATATGTGTTATAGAGTAGTCAGAGGTCAAGATGATCAAGGCGTATGGTTTAACGAACTGTCTAGAAATCTTTCGGGTACGATTGATGCTCCTGTCAACGGTGGTATGACCCAATACAGAGAATTTCTCGAAGAACCGCACGCATCTCAATCTACCACTGCTGATCTGAACAGTCTCACCAAGGCGTTTAGTGATCTAGCTCTAGTTCTAGCACACTGCCTAAACGTTCACAGGGATATGCTACCGTCAGAGCAATTGAGAGACTCTCATAACATGTTGGTacaacttttcaaaaaaaatttcTCCCCAGAGATTAAGAGCAACAGCATCAATTGCGAAACTGCCAGCGTTATTAGTACCCAATCACCAAGCGCCTCGTCATACCGTTCTAAAAGTAATCCATTTGTGGACTCTGTGAACGAATCTCGGATGGATTACAATGACGAAGCATCAGACGCTGGAAGTGATATACAAATCAAATCCATAGCGTCTTCTAGGTTAACATGGACCTCCAACAGCAGCCCATCAGCAAATGGATTCAGGAAAAAATCCCCTCAAAAATGGTGA
- the CNB1 gene encoding calcineurin regulatory subunit B (highly similar to uniprot|P25296 Saccharomyces cerevisiae YKL190W CNB1 Type 2B protein phosphatase), giving the protein MGAAPSKVIDNLLEDTNFDRDEIERLRKRFMKLDRDSSGSIDKDEFMMIPGVSANPLASRIMEVFDADNSGGVDFQEFISGLSIFSGRGGKDEKLKFAFKIYDIDKDGYISNGELFIVLKVMVGNNLDDEQLQQIVDRTVMENDIDGDGLLSFEEFKSAIETTEVAKSLTLQYDI; this is encoded by the exons ATGGGTGCAGCACCTTCAAAAGTGATTGATAACCTTCTGGAAGATACTAACT TCGACAGAGATGAGATTGAAAGATTGAGGAAGCGGTTTATGAAACTGGATAGGGACAGTTCGGGATCGATTGATAAGGATGAATTCATGATGATTCCCGGTGTTTCCGCTAACCCACTTGCGAGTCGGATAATGGAAGTGTTTGATGCAGATAACAGTGGGGGTGTcgatttccaagaatttattTCAGGTCTATCTATCTTCAGTGGACgtggtggtaaagatgaGAAGTTGAAGTTTGCCTTCAAAATCTACGATATCGATAAAGATGGTTACATCTCTAATGGTGAACTTTTCATCGTTTTAAAGGTTATGGTTGGTAACAATTTAGACGATGAACAGTTGCAACAAATTGTAGATAGAACTGTCATGGAGAATGATATTGACGGTGATGGTCTCTTGTCGTTTGAAGAGTTTAAGAGCGCCATCGAAACTACCGAAGTCGCTAAGAGTTTGACATTACAGTACGACATATAG
- the RPN13 gene encoding proteasome regulatory particle lid subunit RPN13 (similar to uniprot|O13563 Saccharomyces cerevisiae YLR421C RPN13 Subunit of the 19S regulatory particle of the 26S proteasome lid), with product MSTQGFKLRAGFCEYDPESKICTPVPCQGEIEVKPNEEEEMGFWDFQWRPVEKPVGKELNTISLILIPGETLWVPVTSCKNGRIFALVFSSNERYLFWLQDKNPASLKLNELNDKERKVYDKMTKVLNADEDVEMKD from the coding sequence ATGTCTACTCAAGGGTTTAAGTTGAGGGCAGGCTTTTGTGAATATGATCCAGAATCCAAGATTTGTACTCCTGTGCCCTGTCAGGGAGAAATAGAGGTTAAAcctaatgaagaagaagagatgGGATTTTGGGACTTCCAATGGAGACCAGTTGAAAAACCTGTaggtaaagaattgaatacaatttctttgatattaATTCCTGGTGAGACTCTTTGGGTCCCTGTTACCTCGTGTAAGAACGGTAGAATATTCGCATTGGTATTCTCATCTAATGAAAGGTACCTGTTTTGGCTACAAGACAAGAATCCAGCATCTTTGAAActaaatgaattgaatgataAAGAGCGTAAAGTTTATGACAAAATGACCAAAGTTCTAAATGCGGATGAAGACGTCGAAATGAAGGATTGA
- a CDS encoding CinA family protein (conserved hypothetical protein), with amino-acid sequence MDFPPKRAEALVNRISEILKSRHETVAVTEAACGGLLSSYLVSVTGASEWFDGGTLVYSLKSRLKLSGWNSEDIENYTGPSDNVALRLARNLRLELGSTYSLSETGYASLMPNNPEATNKTGMVYFGISGPHRDLCQNYSTGSGDRRYNMQQFAIKGLEFLLQELEARQRDPEQHRSKRSKSSEPEPDSKGSNPTEE; translated from the coding sequence ATGGATTTCCCACCGAAAAGAGCAGAGGCACTAGTCAACCGTATATCAGAGATTCTAAAGAGCAGACATGAAACCGTTGCAGTTACCGAAGCCGCCTGCGGAGGACTACTTTCAAGCTACCTAGTGTCTGTAACGGGGGCATCTGAATGGTTTGACGGTGGTACTCTAGTCTACAGTTTAAAATCTAGGTTGAAGCTAAGCGGATGGAATTCAGAGGATATTGAAAACTACACAGGCCCCAGTGATAACGTTGCGCTGCGATTAGCAAGGAATTTAAGGCTAGAATTGGGGAGCACCTACAGTTTGAGTGAAACTGGTTACGCATCTCTGATGCCCAACAATCCAGAAGCTACCAACAAGACTGGTATGGTTTATTTTGGAATCTCAGGCCCCCACAGAGATTTATGTCAAAATTATAGCACAGGTAGTGGTGACCGTCGCTATAACATGCAGCAGTTTGCAATTAAAGGTCTCGAATTCCTATTGCAGGAGTTAGAAGCCCGTCAGAGGGATCCAGAACAACATAGAAGCAAGAGATCGAAATCGAGTGAACCTGAACCTGATTCAAAAGGCAGCAATCCTACCGAGGAATAA
- the URA4 gene encoding dihydroorotase (highly similar to uniprot|P20051 Saccharomyces cerevisiae YLR420W URA4 Third step in pyrimidine biosynthesis pathway dihydrooratase) gives MRIGQVLKKMSQKINLGITCDMHVHLRDGAMCDLVTPTVREGGISVAYIMPNLQPPITTLDRVVHYKQKLQKLAPKTTFLMSFYLSPQLTPELIHEAASQSAIRGVKCYPAGVTTNSSAGVDPNDFSNFYPIFQAMEEEGLVLNLHGEKPSVSKGEEDIHVLNAEESFLPALKKLHHDFPNLKIILEHCTTKAAVDTVNELNANVKNPEDIKVAATITAHHLYLTIDDWAGNPINFCKPVAKLPSDQRALVEAAISGKPWFFFGSDSAPHPIGNKARHIGVCAGVYTQSLALPYVAQIFEQHGAIDKLSGFLSQNSWNFYQLSRDQLQSQDEAILYKDPQVVPDTITNDNGIQVAPFQAGQELNWKVEWQCK, from the coding sequence ATGAGAATAGGTCAAGTTCTTAAGAAAATGAGCCAAAAGATTAACCTTGGTATTACGTGTGATATGCATGTGCACCTGAGAGATGGTGCCATGTGTGATCTGGTTACTCCTACTGTTAGAGAGGGCGGTATCTCTGTAGCCTACATTATGCCTAATTTACAACCTCCAATCACTACATTGGATCGAGTAGTGCATTACAAACAAAAACTGCAGAAGTTGGCTCCCAAAACCACATTCCTCATGAGTTTTTACCTCTCACCTCAACTGACACCAGAACTGATCCATGAAGCAGCATCTCAAAGTGCTATCAGAGGTGTTAAGTGCTACCCAGCTGGTGTAACGACAAATTCCAGTGCAGGTGTGGATCCTAATGATTTCAGCAATTTTTACCCGATTTTCCAAGCCATGGAGGAGGAAGGTTTAGTGTTAAATCTTCATGGTGAAAAACCATCTGTGAgtaaaggtgaagaagatatcCATGTTCTCAATGCGGAAGAATCCTTTTTGCCagcattgaaaaaactaCATCATGATTTCCCTAATCTCAAGATTATTCTCGAGCATTGCACCACTAAGGCCGCTGTCGATACCgttaatgaattgaatgcAAATGTCAAGAACCCTGAAGATATCAAAGTAGCCGCAACAATTACTGCACACCATCTTTATTTGACCATTGACGATTGGGCAGGCAATCCAATTAACTTCTGTAAGCCAGTGGCTAAATTGCCATCTGATCAAAGAGCTCTCGTGGAAGCTGCTATCTCTGGTAAACCGTGGTTCTTCTTTGGCTCAGATTCTGCACCTCATCCTATTGGTAACAAGGCAAGACACATTGGTGTATGTGCAGGTGTCTATACCCAATCCTTAGCGCTACCATATGTGGCACAAATATTCGAACAACATGGTGCTATTGACAAATTGTCAGGATTTTTATCCCAAAATTCATGGAATTTTTACCAGTTATCAAGGGACCAATTGCAGTCCCAAGATGAAGCCATCTTGTATAAAGATCCACAAGTCGTGCCTGATACTATTACGAATGACAACGGAATACAAGTAGCACCTTTCCAAGCAGGACAGGAACTAAACTGGAAAGTCGAATGGCAATGTAAATAA
- the DPH2 gene encoding 2-(3-amino-3-carboxypropyl)histidine synthase (similar to uniprot|P32461 Saccharomyces cerevisiae YKL191W DPH2 Protein required along with Dph1p Kti11p Jjj3p and Dph5p for synthesis of diphthamide which is a modified histidine residue of translation elongation factor 2 (Eft1p or Eft2p) may act in a complex with Dph1p and Kti11p) translates to MSESGAGDATVAPVLSTVADDDVFVLQKYETLEKERLFYLGPRCKDDLSGSIDEYYALDEIAQQLKRHADWRKITLQFPDSLVHDSSLVTQLLQDKFRDDDRQFWVVADTAYSACCVDEVASEHVSADVVVHFGDACLNAVQTLPVVYSFGRPQLDLSHVVNRFKEQYEKDDKVCLMANAPYTRHIRALYDELKSEYPNLIYAQINKNLLEHNCTIVGHNSEADAQREPIFSLGNRVLLADDAVEPISSKPMDAGYHLFYINIPQDPHLLFLTTQFQSVKLYDPKNADISQGPFPSLMKRYKYMHIARTAGCIGILVNTLSLRNTKETINALIELIRSNDKKHYLFVVGKPNVAKLANFEPVDIWCVLGCGQGGIILDQYNEFYKPIITPYELTLALNEEVTWTGNWVVDFKQVLNDIGKQIEQSDTNADSNGGVDSDEDKPEFDLVTGKSVSTSRPLRQLRHLELEAADGSSNNDSSTSSSQGLTQRSTNGGVIIKGTVSTSAGYLQNRAWSGLGSDFQGQEDFDEDGATVEEGRSGIASKYESDLQKAKRS, encoded by the coding sequence ATGTCTGAATCAGGTGCTGGTGACGCTACTGTAGCACCCGTACTGTCTACAGTGGCGGATGACGATGTTTTTGTACTACAAAAGTACGAAACTTTGGAGAAAGAGAGGTTATTCTACTTGGGCCCTCGATGTAAAGATGATCTTTCCGGGAGCATTGATGAGTACTATGCACTGGATGAGATTGCACAGCAGTTGAAACGTCATGCAGACTGGAGGAAAATTACCCTTCAGTTCCCAGATTCGCTGGTGCATGATTCAAGCTTGGTGACTCAATTACTACAGGATAAATTCCGTGATGATGACAGACAGTTTTGGGTGGTAGCTGATACTGCCTATAGTGCCTGCTGCGTTGATGAAGTAGCATCAGAACACGTTAGTGCAGATGTGGTGGTTCATTTTGGAGACGCATGTTTGAATGCCGTACAGACTTTGCCTGTGGTGTATTCCTTTGGCAGACCACAACTGGATTTATCTCATGTGGTTAATCGATTCAAAGAGCAGTACgaaaaagatgataaagTGTGTCTCATGGCCAATGCTCCATATACAAGACACATTAGAGCACTTTATGACGAATTGAAATCAGAATATCCAAATCTAATATATGCGCAGATCAATAAGAATTTATTGGAACATAATTGTACCATAGTCGGTCATAACAGTGAAGCAGACGCTCAACGTGAGCCTATCTTTAGCCTAGGTAATCGCGTTTTGCTGGCTGATGACGCAGTGGAGCCCATCAGCAGCAAACCAATGGACGCAGGCTACCACCTTTTCTACATTAACATTCCCCAAGATCCACATCTACTGTTTCTGACGACCCAGTTCCAATCTGTGAAATTGTATGATCCCAAAAATGCAGATATCAGTCAAGGTCCCTTTCCCTCTTTGATGAAACGTTACAAGTACATGCATATTGCCAGAACCGCAGGATGTATTGGTATTTTAGTCAACACACTGTCATTGAGAAACACTAAAGAAACTATCAATGCCCTCATTGAGCTCATTAGAAGTAATGACAAAAAGCATTATTTATTCGTGGTTGGTAAACCCAATGTAGCCAAATTGGCTAATTTTGAGCCAGTCGACATCTGGTGCGTCTTGGGCTGTGGTCAGGGTGGTATTATCCTGGATCAGTACAATGAATTTTACAAACCTATAATTACACCATATGAGTTAACATTGGCGCTCAACGAAGAAGTAACATGGACAGGTAACTGGGTCGTCGATTTTAAGCAAGTGCTGAACGACATTGGAAAGCAGATTGAGCAATCAGATACCAATGCTGACAGTAATGGTGGTGttgattctgatgaagataaacCAGAATTCGACTTAGTGACCGGTAAATCCGTCTCTACTTCAAGGCCGCTACGACAACTTCGTCATTTGGAATTAGAAGCTGCGGATGGCTCCTCCAATAACGATAGCTctacatcttcatcacaGGGACTGACCCAAAGATCGACGAATGGTGGGGTCATTATCAAGGGAACTGTTTCTACATCTGCCGGCTATTTGCAGAACCGAGCATGGTCGGGATTGGGTAGCGACTTCCAAGGacaagaagattttgatgaGGATGGTGCGACAGTAGAAGAAGGTCGCTCAGGCATTGCATCTAAATACGAATCTGACCTTCAGAAGGCCAAGCGTAGTTAA